ATGGATACGAGATAACCGGGAAGCCCTTTTCAGGCCAGACGGTTTTTGAAATCCTCGTAAACAAAACTGCGCAGCACCTCGAGCTGGCCCGTTTCCGGTTCGTAGGTGCAGATGTGCGGATGCTGGATACCGTTGAATGTCGTGGTTTTCACCATGGTGTAATGGGCCATGTCGAGAAACGCAAGACGTTGCCCCGGCGCCAGGGGGGTGTTGAAAGACCAGTCGCCGATCACGTCCCCCGCCAGGCAGGAAGGGCCGCCGAGACGGTAGGTAAAGGGTTGTTCCCCGGCGTCGAAGCCGCCGTGGATGCCGGGGCGGTAGGGCATCTCCAGCACATCCGGCATGTGACAGGTGGCGGAAACATCGAGGATCGCCGTGGAGACCTGATTGTGCACCACGTCCAGCACTTCACTGACCAGCAGGCCGGTGCCGATGGCGATGGCTTCGCCGGGCTCCAGGTATACTTCCACCCCGTATTTGCCCCGGAAGTGCCTGATCAGCTCGACCAGGCCGTCGATATCGTAGCCCTCGCGGGTGATATGATGGCCGCCGCCGAAGTTGAACCATTTCATGCCCGGCAGAAAACAGCCGAACTTGTCTTCCACGACCGCCGCGGTGCGGGACAACGGCTCGAACAACTGTTCGCACAAGGTATGGAAGTGCAGACCTTCAACCCCGGCGAGGGAGCGTCCCTCAAACTCCGCACGGGGAATGCCGAGACGTGAACCGGGGGCGCAGGGATCGTAGATGGCCGTGTGACCCTCGGAGTGCTCCGGATTGATGCGCAGTCCGATGGAAACACGACCTTTCTGTTTTTCCCACAGCGGGCGGAACCGCTCCAGCTGGGCAAAGGAATTGAACACCAGATGGTTGGAGATGCCCAGCAGTTCAACCACGTCGCTTTGCTTGAAAGCGGCGGCGAAACTGTGTACCTCGCGGCCAAACTCCTCCCGGCCAAGTCGTGCTTCCCATGGCGAGCTGGCGCAGACCCCGTGCAGGGTCTGCCGGATCAGCGGAAACACCCTCCACAGTGCAAAGGCCTTGAGGGCCAGCAGGATTTTGGCGCCGCTGCGCCGCTGCACCCGGTCGAGGATCTCCAGGTTATGGCGCAGCCGGCCCAGATCGATCACGTAAGCCGGGGAGGGTGCCAGTTCCAGAATTTTGGGAATGTCGATACCGGTCACAATGGCCTCGTTTCAGAAGTTTGCAGCTTACAGCTTACAGCTGATAACTGATTTAAAGCTCCGGCCATTCGCCGCCGTCGATGACCACGGTGGGCAGCCCCATGGGGGCGAGGGTTTCGAGGAACGGCTCCGGATCGAACTGCTCCATGTTAAAGACCCCTTCGCCTCGCCATTTGCCGGTCAGCATCATCATGGCGCCGACGGCGGCCGGTACGCCGGTGGTGTAGCTGATGGCCTGGGAGTTGACTTCTTTGAAGCAGGCTTCATGATCGCAGATGTTGTAGATATAGACCTGTTTGCGCTTGCCGTCCTTGATGCCGCGGGCGATGACGCCGATGCAGGTGCGTCCCTTGGTCAGCGGGCCGAGGCTGCCGGGGTCGGGCAGCACCGCCTTGAGAAACTGCAGGGGGACGATCTTCTGTCCCTGGAATTCGACCTCGTCGATGCGGGTCATGCCGACGTTCTGCAGCACCTCCAGGTGCTTGAGATAGTTGTCGGAAAAGGTCATCCAGAATTGGGCTTTCTTGATGGTCGGGATATGCTTGACCAGCGACTCCATCTCCTCATGATACATGCGGTAGATGTTCATCGGCCCGATACCTTCGGGAAAATCGAAGCTGCGCCTGGTGGACAGCGGCGCGGTTTCGACCCAGTCGCCGTTTTCCCAGTGACGGCAGGGGCGGTCACCTCGCGGATATTGATCTCCGGGTTGAAATTGGTGGCAAAGGGCTGGCCGTGGCTGCCGGCGTTGGCGTCGATGATGTCGATTTCGTGGATTTCATCGAGGTATTTCCTGGCGGCCAGGGCGGTATAGACGTTGGTCACGCCCGGGTCGAAGCCGCTGCCGAGCAGCGCCATCAGGCCTTTTTCCCTGAACCGGTCATGGTAGGCCCACTGCCAGCTGTACTCGAATTTGGCGGTCTCCAGCGGCTCGTAGTTGGCGGTGTCGAGGTAATCGACCCCCGTCTCCAGGCAGGCATCCATGATGGTCAGGTCCTGGTAGGGCAGGGCCACGTTGAGAACCAGCTGCGGCTGCTCCTGTTTGATCAGAGTCACCAGTTCGGGGACATTGTCCGCATCGACCTGCGCGGTTTTGATGGGGAAATCAGGGATCTCCGCGGCAATGGCATCGCACTTGGACCTGGTCCGGGAAGCCAGCGTGATAGCGCTGAACACATTTTTGGCCTGGGCACATTTGTGGGTTACGACACGTCCGACACCACCTGCACCGATAATCAGCACTTTGCTCATGATTTTATCCTTTTTGGTTTAAGAGCCTGAAGCCATTCAGCGGGTAAAAAGTATAAGATCCTGGAGTCATCGAGATGCTTGCCCTGTCTCCCGGTGTGCCATGGAAGCCGGGACTCTGTTATTTCCCTTTGTAGTCAAAGGTTGGCGGAGTCACGACCCATAAAATTTTCGCCGGCCCCTTGCCGATGTTTCTGACCGCATGCCGCCGATCCGAGGTGAAGAAGAAGCATTCGTTTTTTTTCACCGTGTAAGCTTTATCGTCGAGGCGCACCTGAATGCGGCCCAGCAGCACGAAGCCGAACTCTTCGCCTTCGTGAATATCCTGTTCCTCCATCTCGGCGCCGGGTTCCAGCGTTACCAGGGCCGGATCCATCTCGCGGTTCTGGGCGCCGGGGACCAGCAGCTCCACCTTCACCGCGTCGCCGGTGCCAGCCGGTTGTACACGGTGCCCGGCGCCGAACACCACATCGGCATCGACGGGATCGGTGAAAAACTCCTGCATGCTTACACCGAACACATCGAGGATATCCTTCAATGTGGCGATGGACGGACAGGCGGCATCGTTCTCCAGTTGGGAGATGTAGCCCTTGGTCAGGTCGGCGCGGTTGCCAAGCTCTTCCTGGGTGAGCGAGTTGATCATCCTGAGCCGCTTGAGTTTTTCTCCGATATTCAAAACGCGCTCCGTGGTTCGGGCAAAAATGCCGGTCAGGGAAAAATCAGGCGCTGATAATAGGGGTTTTGACCGGATTGTCAATACAAAAGTTTAGGTATTATAAACCGCTTGAATACTGATTTTTACCTGAATCCCGGGCGCTGGAATCCGGTATCATGGGTAGATGGTTATTTTTCCAAGGGTTTTTATTTTTTTTGGACGTCTATCGATTTTCTTTGAAGTATAACAAAATGCATCAATCGCGTGGAACTTCAGTGGATTTTCATGGTTTTTTACATTGGCAGGAAGAAAAGCTCAGCCTTTTGCTCCGCTCCCAAGCGGCGAAAGCAGCACCAGTCGCTGCGTCAGGGCATGTGTCTCTGCCCTGACCGTCGGGTCGAGTTTTTTCACCCAATGGCGGGGGAAAGCATCGTCGGCATAGAAGGCGCCAGCGATCATGCCGGCGATGGCACCGGTGGTGTCGGCGTCTCCACCCTGGTTCACCACACCCGTGAGGCATTCTTCAAAATTACCGGTGCCGAAAAAGTAGTGGAAGACAGTTTGCAGGGTTTCCACAATGTAAGCCGAGGCTTGTCCCCGATAATTTTTGCAGTGGAACTTGGGGTGTTCGGCGCCCAGTTCCCGAACCAGCGCATGGAGTTGCGGCCGATTGGCCCCCAGCAGAGCTCTCTGCACCAGTTTTCCAACGGTCAGACAGGCGGCATCGGAGAGGGGATGGTTGTGGGTGAGCCTGGCTTGTTCCAGGGCGCAGCGTTGCAGCAGTGTCTCATCGCCAAGGGTAAACAGGGCCACCGGCAACATACGCATGGCGGCGCCATTGCCGGCATCCCAGTCGCTTGGGGGCTTTTCCAGACGGCCGGTGAGGATGTAGTCGCTGATGCCGCGCCGGCATGTGGCGCCGACGTCGATCGGTTTGCTGCGCAGCCAGGCGGCTAAGTGGTCGGCCACGCGACGCAGGCTCCAGCCTCCTGCTTCGTCGATGGCGCGGGCGATGCACAAGCTCATTTCGGTATCGTCGGTGACTTTGCCCGGTTTGAGATGCAGCCAGCCGCCGCCGATGATGCGACGGTGAACCTTGTACTGCTGGCGGATTTCCGCGGGCGTGAGAAATTCGGTGGTGGCACCCAGCGCGTCGCCGATGGCCAGCCCCAGGAAGGCGGAGCGGGCGCGGTGGATGAGATGTTCCAGGGTGCTTCCATCGACAGTCATCGAAAGCCTCCCGTAATGATCTCGACTTCGTATTCGCCGCCGATCACCAGGTTTTCTTCTTCGCCCCGCAGCAATGCCGAACAAAACAGGCCGCTGAAAAACAGGATCTTGCTGGCGGGAACCTTTGCGGCCAATACCCTGGAGCCGAACTCCCAGGCACGTTCGAAATGGCTCGTGAAGGAATTGAGATTGTTCAGGCGCACTACGCAATGGTGGGGGGCTTGCTGTTCCAGCACGGGATGTTCGGCAAAATCGTAGATGCCGCGGTACATCTCGAATAGCGTCTGCCCCGCATGGCGGCGTTGCAATTCGTACTGGGCGAATTCGAACAGCAGATCGAACTGGGCCTGAATGGCGCTGCTGCGGGCGCTGCCGCGCATGCGGTCGATGAGGTAGGCCTGGTAGGCCTCGGACTGGATGCTGGCAATCGGCTGTCCGTGGTAGGTCGGGGCGAGTCCGAAGCGGCTTTCGACCCAGCCTTTGAGCACGGCGCCCTCACGGCCGTTGGCATCGAACATCCAGCCGCGTAAAAACCGCAGGTAACTGTTTTTCAGGCTTTTGCGGCCACCGGCGGTTTTCTGTTGCTGCCACTGGTGTAACTGGAAGGTAACGTCCATGTAGTCATGGAAAATCGCCGTACGCCGCCTTGGATCGGTCTCCGCGTCGAGCAATCTGAAAAAGCCGGCGTGGCCGCGGCGTACGCCCTGCAATTCCAGAGGCTTTGGATAGCGGTTGAAGTGCCGTGAGGCGATGACCCAGGGAGGCAGGGAGCAGTAATTGGTGCAGCAGGATTGCACGGCGTGGTTTACTCCTGGGTCAAGAGGATGGCTTGTGCAACTTCCGTGAGGGTTTTCCGCTTGTTCATGGCCATGCGCTGAATTTTCCGGTAGGCCTCCTGCTCCGAAAGTCCTTGCTGCATCAGAACACCCTTGGCCTTTTCTATGAACTTGCGCGATTCCAGGGTTTCCTTGAGTTTGGCGACTTCCTGGCGCAGATGCGCGATCTCGACAAAATGATGTATGGCCAGATCAACGGCCGGGAACAGCTGGTCCTCGCGAAACGGTTCGACGACATAATTGGCGATTCCCGCCAGACGGGCTTTTTCGATGGTCGCGTGGTCTGCCCGGGTCGTCAGCAGGACGATGGGGCGGGGCATTTTTTGCTGATTATTTCAGCAGCGGTGATGCCGTCCATGACCGGCATGATGTAATCCATGACGATCAGCAGCGGATGATGGGCCTGGGTCATGTCGATGGCCTGTTGGCCGTTTTCCGCCTCCAGAATATCGGTGAATCCGTACTTCATCAGGGACTCGGCCAGGCGGCTTCGAATATCGGGTTTATCGTCTACAACCAGAACGCTTTTCACGAAGGGGGCCTCCAGGGGGATATGCGATAGGGCACCATCGGATACATCGGATCTTTCTGCATATTCGGTGCCTGTTTCACGCCGGTTTGGCACGCGTTGCACGGGCGGGGCGAACGGTCCATTGCATGGGATTGGATGAGCGGTTGTCAATATTGACAACGGGTTTGACTTGGGTGACGCAGTTCGCTATATTTTATCTGATATAGCGACGCCTCGCTTAAGTGTTTTTTGCACGCTTTTGGCTGCGCAGGCGCCTGACAATTCTTCAGGGGAGACATGAGGAGGTAGTAAAATGGGAAAAGGACTGGTGCGTCACGTTTTCGTCATGGTTTGTCTGGCAGCGGCAGCGATGCTGCCGTCGTCGGCGTTTGCCGCGCCCGCGGGCAAGCTCATCGTTTTTCATGCTGGCAGCCTGGCGGTGCCTTTTCAGGCCATGGAAAAGGCCTTTGAGGCCAAATATCCCGCCGTGGATGTGCAACGCGAGGCCGGTGGCAGCACCAAGATGGCGCGTTTGATTTCCGAAGTCGGCAAGCCCGCCGATATCATGGCGTCGGCCGATTACACAGTTATCGATAAAACCCTGATTCCCGATAACGCGGCGGTCAACATTCGCTTCGCCACCAATCAGCTGGTGCTCTGCTATACGGACAAGAGCAAATTCGCCAAGGAAATCAATGCCGACAACTGGTACAAAATTCTGCAGCGCAAGGGGGTGGTGTGGGGGCATTCCGATCCCAATCTCGACCCTTGTGGTTACCGCAGCCTGATGGTTCTGCAGCTGGCGGAAAAATTCCATGAGATTCCCGGACTTTACAACAAGCTTCTGGCCAATCGTCCCAAGGAAAACGTGCGTCCCAAATCGGTGGAACTGATCACTCTGCTGCAGAACGGGGACATGGATTATGCCTGGGAATACCGCTCGGTAGCTGTGCAGCATGGTCTTAAATATGTAACCCTCGACGATCACATCAATCTCGGCAATTATCAGCTGGACGATTTTTACAAGCAGGCCACCGTTCAGGTCACCGGCGACAAGCCCGGTACTTTCATTACCCGTGTCGGAGGGTCGGTGACCTACGGCGTGACCCTGATCAACGATGCGCCCAACCCGGAAGCGGCGGAAGCCTTCATGGCCTACCTGCTGGACCCTGAAGGCGGATTGAAGATTCTCGACGAAATGGGGCAGCCGGCATTCATCCCGGCACGCGTGCCGAGCGACGAAATGCATTCGAAGCTGCCGGCAACCCTGCGGCCGCTGGTCGAGGTCAGGAAGTAGGTCTGAGTGGCTGTCAAGTGTGATGATGGCAAGGTGGGGGCTGCGGGTGAAACTGCCGGTAAAAGGCGGGTGTCTCTCGGCAGCCCCTTTCTTTACGTAACCTTTTTCTGCAGTACGGCGGTATTGCTGTTTATCGTCATGCCGTTGTTCCAGATGGTGTCCCAACCCTCTCTCGGAGCCTTGCACGAGACCATCCGCGATCCGGAGGTGCTGTCGTCTATCTGGCTGTCGGTGTACACGGCGGTGATCGCGGCGGCGATCGCTTTTGTCTTCGGTACGCCGCTGGCCTACCTGCTGGCCCGGCACGATTTTGTCGGCAAAAAGCTGGTAGAGAGCATCGTCGATCTGCCGATCATGATTCCGCATCCGGTGGTCGGTATTGCCATTCTCAGCCTGCTGGGGAGAGGCCATCCCCTGGGGCAGTTGATGGCCAAGGTCGGGCTGCGCATCATGGGGAGCGTCACCGGCATCATCGTGGTGCTGACCTTTGTCGGTTTGCCTTTTTATCTGAATGCCGCCAAATCGGGGTTTGAAAGTGTGCCGGTGCGTCTGGAAAATGTTTCCCGGAGTCTCGGTGCCAGTCGCGCGGCCACCTTTTTTCGTGTCACCTTTCCCCTCAGTTGGCGGCATATGCTTGGCGGTGTGATCATGTGCGCGGCCCGGGCGGTGAGCGAATTCGGGGCGGTGGTGATCGTCGCCTATCATCCCATGATCGCACCGGTGCTGATGTACGAGCGGTTTACGGCTTACGGTCTCAAATATTCCCAGCCGGTCGGGGTGTGGCTGATTCTGGTCTGTCTGCTGTTGTTTATGGCGCTGCGCCTGGTGTCTTTGCCGAGCAAGGTGGAACGATGATCAAACTGGAAAATCTGAGTGTCAAGCTGCCGGGGTTTGCCGTGCGGAACGTGAATCTGCAGGTGGCTCCTGGTGAATTCTTCGCGCTGCTGGGTCCGACAGGGGCGGGCAAGACGGTCGTATTGGAATCCATCGCGGGGTTGCTGCATATCACCGCCGGAAAGGTAAGGGTGGCAGGCCGGGACATGACGCGGTTGCCGCCCGAAAAGCGACGCATCGGCATTGTCTATCAGGACTATGCCCTGTTTCCCCATCTGACGGTGATGGACAATATCTGTTATGGCCTGCGGTACTTCAATCAGGATACCAAGGCGGCCCGCCAGCGAATCGGCGACCTGGTCGACCTGCTGGGCATTGCCGGGATCGTGCACCGGCGGCCGTTGCATTTGAGCGGCGGCGAAAAGCAGCGGGTGTGTCTGGCGCGGGCCTTGAGCGTCAATCCGGAAGTGCTGCTCCTGGATGAGCCGCTGTCGGCTCTCGACCCCAATTTCCGTGAAGATATCCGCCGTTTGCTGAAAAATCTGCACGGCGAGTTGGGCATCACCTTCATGATGGTGACGCACGATTTTAACGAGGCTTTGTATCTGGCCGACCGTATCGGTGTGATGCGGCAGGGGCGCATGGAGCAGATCGGAACCACCGAAGATGTGTTTTTACGCCCCGCCACCCCCTTTGTCGCGGAATTTGTCGGCATGAAAAACATCTTCGAAGTCGCTTTGTCCGGACAACAGGCGGTTTTCGGTGGCCTGAATTTTCCCATGGCGGAGCCTGGCGGCGACAAGCGAGGGGTGCTGGCCATCCGTCCCGAGGATATCGTGCTGCAGCGCGAGGACGGATTCGAGGGTGGATTTGTGCGCTATGCCGGGGTGATCGAGCAGATCGTCCCGGCCGGGCTCTGGCATGAAGTCAGTGTCCGTTGTCAGCAGGCCCTGTTTAAAACGGTAATAGACCGAAAAACCGTGCTCTCGCAAGGTTACGGCGAGGGGGACGCGGTTTTTCTGGGCTTTGACAAGGACGCGGCACGGGTGTTCTGACGGCAGTGAAGTCGTTTACCGCTGGTTCGTTGCCAATGGCCTTGGGGTGTTAAATTGCGGAGAGGAATTGGATATGATGGCAGTAAAAACGTTTTTCAGGTTTGTGGCAACCGCGCTGGTGCTTCTGTGCGTTTTGCCGGTTGGAGAGGCGCTGGCCGCGCCCAGGGGCAAACTGATCATTTTTCATGCCGGCAGTCTGACGGTGCCTTTCGCGGCCATGGAAAAAGAATTCGAAGCGCGTTATCCCGGTGTCGACGTGCAGCGCGAATCGGGTGGCAGCACCCGCATGGCGCGCCTGATTTCCGAGGTTGGCAAGCCGGCCGATTTGATGGCTTCGGCGGATTTTCAGGTCATCGATCACAGCCTGATACCGGGGCTGGCCGATTTCAATATCCGTTTCGCCAGTAACGAACTGGTTTTAACCTATGCGGAAGGCAGCAAGTTCGCCGATGTGATCGATTCCGGCAACTGGTTCGAGATTCTGGGGAAGCCCGGTGTTGTCTGGGGGCATTCCGATCCCAACATCGATCCCGGCGGCTATCGCAGCCTGATGGCCATTCAGCTGGCCGAGAAATTTTACAAGCGGCCCGGCCTCTACAAGCGCCTGCTGGCCAACCGTCCAAAAACAAACCTGCGGGACAAGTCGGTCAGCCTGACCTCCATGGTGCAGAACGGGGATATGGATTATGCCTGGGCGTATCGTTCCATCGCCCTGCAGCATCGCATGAAGTTCGTTACCCTTGACGAGCACATCAATCTGGCCAATATCGCCCACGATGCATTTTATCGCACCGTCAGCGTGCGGGTGACGGGAGAGCGGCCCGGCTCCTATATCGATCGCCAGGGCCGGTTTGTCGCCTATGGCATCACCATGCTCAAGGACGCACCGAACCGCGAGGCCGCCGAGGCTTTTCTGGCCTATCTCCTGGATCCGGCGGGTGGGCAGAAAATCCTCGATCAACACGGCCAGCCGCCCTTCAGCAAACCTTTTGTTTCCAGCAAGGCGATGCATGACAAACTTCCGCAGAGATTAAAAAGTCTGGTTTTTGTAACGCGTTAGTTATAGAATTCTATTTTTCCTTTCCTGAACGGCTGTGTGCAGGTCTGGCCGGTTCGTTCGATGCGGGATAAGGGAATTTTTTTCAACCTTACCGGGGAGGTTTTTTACAATGAAGAGGGTCGTCGGTTTCGTGATCGTCGCGCTTTTGTGCGGTTTTTTGCCGGGTACGTTGGTTTATGCGGAAATCGCTGAGAATCAGGGGCTTTTTCATCGGCAGATCAAGCTTTACACCGGCGATGCCCAGGACTCATATCTGCTTGTTTTCCCCGTCGAGGTGACGCAGCCGGGAAGGGTCGAATGCGAATTCAAGCTGCTGCGCCCCGATGAGGAACGTTACCAAAGGACCCTGGAAAAAATCCGTCAGGAGCGGGGCAAGGCCTTCATGTTCCGCTGGTCGTTGGTCGATTCCCGGTTTTTTGACCAGAAAAAACCGATGGAGCCCGGGAAATTTCAGCAGTGGCTGCAGGAAGCCAACAACTACAACCCGGTCGAATATCTTGCCGGCGACCAGATCCGCGGCATGGTCAGAGGCGCCAAGGCGGCACTCGATTTCGTGTTTGGCAAGAAAAAGAAGAAGCAGGCGCCGGTTTATCTGCACGGTTACAGCCAAAGCGTGAGGTTTCCGCACACGCCGGACAATCATGTCACGACCGGCCGCATGCGCCACGATATCGATTTCAACGAACTTGCACAGACCCAGGGGATGTATTTTCTGGTGCTGGAGAACTTCAGTCAGCTCACCCCCGAACTTGAAGTGAAGGTTTCCTTCCCGGGCAAGCAGCACCAGGTGGACAAGGACTTCCTGCTGCCGCGCGATCTCGGCATCACCGCATTGCAGGTTCATGGGGACCATGTCTATGTCGAGGTGCAAAATCTTGGCGAAGCCAGCTTGCCGCAGGAACTGTATACCCGCAAGGGCAAGGATGCTGCGACGCTGATGCTGTGGCTGGATGGCAAGAGCTGGGGGGGCGTTACCCTGGCGAGACTGGATCCGGCAAAAAATCTGCTCGAACCGGGTGGCAAGGCCGGCTATACCTTCAAGGTCGCGGTGGCCGACAACTCCGAAGTTGTTTCGAAGCTCACTCTGCCGAAATTCGAGGATGCCGATGCCGGCAACAACGAAAAAAAACAGCTTCGCAGGGCCTTGCTGAAGGGCCTGACCCCCATCAAGGAGTTGCAGCCCTGATCTGTGTCACTCGCGACTCCGAAAGGTCGGTCGCGTCTGGGGATTTAACCCGGGTTCTGCCGAGAGCGGTTTGCGTGAAAGCTCCGGCGCGCTGGAAGTATCGCGCGCCGGAGCTTTTTGTCTGGCGCGGACCGGGCCGGAGCCGCGCGATTCATGATCATCATTTTGCCGTGGACATGCAGGGGCTGCTGACTTAAAATACCGCTTTGCACACTGCGGCGATCTTCCTGCGCACCTTTCCGCTCATTCTCCTACTCAATCCATGACCACACTCCGCCTTCGGGCGGTTCTGTTTTTGAGCGGGAAAGAGCATGGCCGTGCCGGGCGGATGGCAATCTATAACCTTATAACATCAGCGAGTCGGAACCATGGATATTCTTTCGAAAGTAAGGGAACGTCACGCAGAAACCTACGATCTGCACAAAAAATATATCAACCCTCAGTTCGTGCGGGTGCTGGAGGTTATCGGCTTCAATCGCAACTACGTCAGCGGCAAGGGGGCACGCCTTATCGATTCCGACGGGCGCGAGGTGCTCGATTTCCTGGCCGGCTTCGGCGTCTTCAATATCGGGCGCAACCACCCCCTGGTGGCTCAGGTGCTGCATCAGATGCTCGATTCCGATCCGGCCAACATGGTGCAGATGGATCTGGGAGGCATTTCCGGCCTGCTGGCCGAGGCCCTGGCCAAAATCACGCCTGGCGATCTGGATGCGGTATTTTTTACCAACTCCGGAGCTGAAAGTGTGGAAGGGGCGCTGAAGTTTGCTCGCCAGGCGACACGTCGCCACAAGGTTGTGCACTGCCATCACGCCTTCCACGGACTGACCCTCGGGGCGCTCTCGGTCAACGGCAACCGTGAGTTCCGCGATTTTAACGAACCGCTGCTGCCCGGCTGTATCCAGGTGCCCTTCAACGATCTGGAGGCCCTGGAGCGCGCCCTGTCCGGCGGTGATGTGGCGGCGTTTATCGTCGAACCGATACAGGGCAAAGGGGTGTTCGTGCCGGATGACGATTACCTTCCCGGCGCCCGCCGCCTTTGTGACAAATACGGAACGCTGTTGATCGCTGACGAGGTGCAGACCGGTTTCGGGCGTACCGGCAAGATGTTCGCCGTCGATCACTGGGATGTGGTGCCGGATGTCATGGCGGTTTCCAAGGCGCTGTCCGGCGGGTTCGTCCCGGTTGGCGCGGTGATCACGCGGCGCTCGGTTCACGCCAGGGTTTTTGACAGCATGGATCGCTGTTTCGCCCACTCCAACACCTTTGGCCAGAACGATCTGGCGATGGCCGCCGGATTGGCGACCCTCGAAGTGCTGCAGAGTGAAAATCTCCCGGCACGGGCCGCCGAAACCGGGACCTACATTCTCGATGGTCTGCGCGAAAAAGCTCAGCGCTACGAGATGCTGCACGAAATACGGGGCAAGGGCCTGATGATCGGCATGCAGTTCGGTGAGCCCAGATCCCTGACACTCAAGGCTGGCTGGAAACTGGTGCATAAGATGAATGCGGATCTTTTCGGGCAGATGATTACCATGCCGCTGATGGAAAAACATCACATTCTGACTCAGGTGGCGGGCCACGGTCTCGATACCGTCAAGATTCTGCCGCCGCTGGTTATCGGGAAACAGGAGGCGGACATGTTCCTTGACGCCATGGAAACCGTTCTCAAGGACGTTCATCGGTTCCCCGGTTCGGCCTGGGCCACGACCAAGGACCTGGCCATGCGCACCATGAAGAGCGCCTGATCATGTTTGAAACCCTGCAGAACAGATTGCTGGCCGGGCTTTGGCACCTGATTTCCCGCGCGCCGCGCAGCGTTGTGTGGTGCGCGGTGTTTCTGGCCGCGGCATCGACACTGGTCTCGGTGCTGTTTTTGCGCCTTGACAGCGATCAGGACAAGCTTGTCTCCCGGGACCTGCCCTATCAGCAGCGCTATCTGGAAGTGCTGCGGAATTTCGGGGACCAGGAATATCTCTATGTCGTGATCCAGGCCGGGGCGGAAGAGCAGGGCAGAACCCGCGCCAGGGCCTTCGCCGATGCGCTGGCGACGCGTTTAAAAGCAGCTCCCGATCAGATCCAGGAGATTCACTACCGCACCACCGCCAGC
This portion of the Syntrophotalea acetylenica genome encodes:
- a CDS encoding ANTAR domain-containing response regulator encodes the protein MPRPIVLLTTRADHATIEKARLAGIANYVVEPFREDQLFPAVDLAIHHFVEIAHLRQEVAKLKETLESRKFIEKAKGVLMQQGLSEQEAYRKIQRMAMNKRKTLTEVAQAILLTQE
- a CDS encoding ABC transporter permease, which produces MPLFQMVSQPSLGALHETIRDPEVLSSIWLSVYTAVIAAAIAFVFGTPLAYLLARHDFVGKKLVESIVDLPIMIPHPVVGIAILSLLGRGHPLGQLMAKVGLRIMGSVTGIIVVLTFVGLPFYLNAAKSGFESVPVRLENVSRSLGASRAATFFRVTFPLSWRHMLGGVIMCAARAVSEFGAVVIVAYHPMIAPVLMYERFTAYGLKYSQPVGVWLILVCLLLFMALRLVSLPSKVER
- a CDS encoding helix-turn-helix domain-containing protein, coding for MNIGEKLKRLRMINSLTQEELGNRADLTKGYISQLENDAACPSIATLKDILDVFGVSMQEFFTDPVDADVVFGAGHRVQPAGTGDAVKVELLVPGAQNREMDPALVTLEPGAEMEEQDIHEGEEFGFVLLGRIQVRLDDKAYTVKKNECFFFTSDRRHAVRNIGKGPAKILWVVTPPTFDYKGK
- the nspC gene encoding carboxynorspermidine decarboxylase, translating into MTGIDIPKILELAPSPAYVIDLGRLRHNLEILDRVQRRSGAKILLALKAFALWRVFPLIRQTLHGVCASSPWEARLGREEFGREVHSFAAAFKQSDVVELLGISNHLVFNSFAQLERFRPLWEKQKGRVSIGLRINPEHSEGHTAIYDPCAPGSRLGIPRAEFEGRSLAGVEGLHFHTLCEQLFEPLSRTAAVVEDKFGCFLPGMKWFNFGGGHHITREGYDIDGLVELIRHFRGKYGVEVYLEPGEAIAIGTGLLVSEVLDVVHNQVSTAILDVSATCHMPDVLEMPYRPGIHGGFDAGEQPFTYRLGGPSCLAGDVIGDWSFNTPLAPGQRLAFLDMAHYTMVKTTTFNGIQHPHICTYEPETGQLEVLRSFVYEDFKNRLA
- a CDS encoding ABC transporter ATP-binding protein, with protein sequence MIKLENLSVKLPGFAVRNVNLQVAPGEFFALLGPTGAGKTVVLESIAGLLHITAGKVRVAGRDMTRLPPEKRRIGIVYQDYALFPHLTVMDNICYGLRYFNQDTKAARQRIGDLVDLLGIAGIVHRRPLHLSGGEKQRVCLARALSVNPEVLLLDEPLSALDPNFREDIRRLLKNLHGELGITFMMVTHDFNEALYLADRIGVMRQGRMEQIGTTEDVFLRPATPFVAEFVGMKNIFEVALSGQQAVFGGLNFPMAEPGGDKRGVLAIRPEDIVLQREDGFEGGFVRYAGVIEQIVPAGLWHEVSVRCQQALFKTVIDRKTVLSQGYGEGDAVFLGFDKDAARVF
- a CDS encoding NAD(+)--dinitrogen-reductase ADP-D-ribosyltransferase, which codes for MQSCCTNYCSLPPWVIASRHFNRYPKPLELQGVRRGHAGFFRLLDAETDPRRRTAIFHDYMDVTFQLHQWQQQKTAGGRKSLKNSYLRFLRGWMFDANGREGAVLKGWVESRFGLAPTYHGQPIASIQSEAYQAYLIDRMRGSARSSAIQAQFDLLFEFAQYELQRRHAGQTLFEMYRGIYDFAEHPVLEQQAPHHCVVRLNNLNSFTSHFERAWEFGSRVLAAKVPASKILFFSGLFCSALLRGEEENLVIGGEYEVEIITGGFR
- the wtpA gene encoding tungstate ABC transporter substrate-binding protein WtpA, with translation MGKGLVRHVFVMVCLAAAAMLPSSAFAAPAGKLIVFHAGSLAVPFQAMEKAFEAKYPAVDVQREAGGSTKMARLISEVGKPADIMASADYTVIDKTLIPDNAAVNIRFATNQLVLCYTDKSKFAKEINADNWYKILQRKGVVWGHSDPNLDPCGYRSLMVLQLAEKFHEIPGLYNKLLANRPKENVRPKSVELITLLQNGDMDYAWEYRSVAVQHGLKYVTLDDHINLGNYQLDDFYKQATVQVTGDKPGTFITRVGGSVTYGVTLINDAPNPEAAEAFMAYLLDPEGGLKILDEMGQPAFIPARVPSDEMHSKLPATLRPLVEVRK
- the draG gene encoding ADP-ribosyl-[dinitrogen reductase] hydrolase; its protein translation is MTVDGSTLEHLIHRARSAFLGLAIGDALGATTEFLTPAEIRQQYKVHRRIIGGGWLHLKPGKVTDDTEMSLCIARAIDEAGGWSLRRVADHLAAWLRSKPIDVGATCRRGISDYILTGRLEKPPSDWDAGNGAAMRMLPVALFTLGDETLLQRCALEQARLTHNHPLSDAACLTVGKLVQRALLGANRPQLHALVRELGAEHPKFHCKNYRGQASAYIVETLQTVFHYFFGTGNFEECLTGVVNQGGDADTTGAIAGMIAGAFYADDAFPRHWVKKLDPTVRAETHALTQRLVLLSPLGSGAKG
- a CDS encoding response regulator; its protein translation is MKSVLVVDDKPDIRSRLAESLMKYGFTDILEAENGQQAIDMTQAHHPLLIVMDYIMPVMDGITAAEIISKKCPAPSSC